In one window of Massilibacterium senegalense DNA:
- a CDS encoding YtxH domain-containing protein: protein MANETRNFILGTVIGSVVGATVALLLAPKSGKDLRDDVGSQVENLKDKSMELASTAKEKSTNLKQYVSEQSEEIANKVKHLKKGKEEEIHDSWQEDLEEEEPLPAVDEDNRKMIPIE from the coding sequence ATGGCAAATGAAACAAGAAATTTTATTTTAGGAACAGTGATTGGGAGTGTTGTTGGAGCAACAGTTGCGTTATTACTTGCACCTAAATCAGGAAAAGATTTACGTGACGATGTAGGAAGCCAAGTAGAAAATTTAAAAGATAAAAGCATGGAATTAGCTTCTACAGCAAAAGAGAAATCGACGAATTTAAAACAATACGTTTCAGAACAATCAGAGGAAATTGCGAATAAAGTAAAACATCTTAAAAAAGGAAAAGAAGAAGAAATTCACGACTCATGGCAAGAAGACTTGGAAGAAGAAGAGCCACTTCCAGCAGTCGACGAAGATAATCGTAAAATGATACCTATTGAATAA
- a CDS encoding cell division FtsA domain-containing protein, with translation MDQKHDYLFALDIGTRSVIGVIFEKKGKEYSVLDIVMKEHHERSMLDGQIHDTILVSEVITAIKKELEQKYGPLTSVYVAAAGRALKTARGKSEKNITIAPLTTREEIAHLELSAVQQALHTLAEEKNEQTYDYYCVGYSVVHYELDQQKIGNLMDQRGDIAKAEVIATFLPRIVVESLLAALKRAGLEMAALTLEPIAAINVLVPSSMRRLNIALVDIGAGTSDIAITKEQTIIAYGMVPVAGDEITEAICDACLLDFNQAEEVKRSLTKQASITYNDILGFEQEKSTDELIQEMDPAIELLAEKISNEILSLNKTPPQAVMLIGGGSLTPGLSKRLAKKLTLPENRVAIRGSEAIKTVKQTNSSMQGPLFITPIGIGISALEHPITYMTVHVNEQEIRLFDFNHLTIGDALIARGIDIQKLYGKPGMGITFEWNNTIKTIPGRLGGMPKILKNKKEASLLDPIKHHDVIVVSGGKDGQDASITVADLKKQVGKKSVTVNNHTYTFYPDIFVNQKRVDDETVITSKDNLQINIPTTIHDVLEDGKIKPIQSSFSLSINGQPFSFTPSEKEQQLFRNGIPCSQDEIIYDGDSIDWVTQGFITTKELKYALRQSTMNPMTIQVSFNNQSLLLGKNDISLKRNDQLLQDGEFIENHDVIFVSSLEEQTFIFQDIFRYIDLDLTNTSGKRFVLLVNGEEANFYTPIQHGDQLELKWI, from the coding sequence ATGGACCAAAAGCATGATTATTTATTTGCTTTAGATATCGGTACTAGGTCCGTTATCGGAGTGATTTTCGAAAAGAAAGGGAAAGAATATTCCGTTTTAGATATTGTCATGAAAGAGCATCATGAACGTTCAATGCTCGACGGACAAATTCACGATACAATTCTCGTTAGTGAAGTCATTACGGCGATAAAAAAAGAGTTAGAACAAAAATATGGACCGTTAACGAGCGTTTATGTCGCTGCTGCTGGACGAGCATTAAAAACAGCAAGGGGAAAATCAGAAAAAAATATTACCATTGCCCCTTTAACAACTCGTGAAGAAATCGCCCATCTCGAGCTAAGTGCAGTTCAACAAGCGCTCCATACATTAGCGGAAGAAAAAAATGAACAGACGTATGATTATTATTGCGTTGGTTACTCGGTTGTTCATTACGAACTTGACCAACAAAAAATCGGAAATTTAATGGATCAACGAGGCGATATTGCCAAAGCAGAAGTGATTGCTACCTTTCTTCCACGAATTGTCGTTGAATCCCTGCTTGCAGCCTTAAAACGAGCTGGATTAGAAATGGCGGCACTTACACTAGAACCGATTGCTGCAATTAATGTACTTGTTCCCTCTTCAATGCGTCGCTTAAACATCGCCCTTGTCGATATCGGAGCAGGAACGAGTGATATTGCTATTACGAAAGAACAAACTATTATCGCCTACGGGATGGTTCCGGTTGCTGGAGATGAAATTACAGAAGCCATTTGTGATGCTTGTTTACTAGATTTTAACCAAGCAGAAGAAGTAAAACGCTCTCTAACAAAACAAGCTTCCATTACATACAATGATATTTTAGGTTTTGAACAAGAAAAAAGTACGGATGAATTGATTCAAGAAATGGACCCTGCTATCGAATTATTAGCAGAAAAAATAAGCAACGAAATACTATCATTAAACAAAACACCTCCGCAAGCGGTGATGCTTATCGGTGGCGGTAGCTTAACTCCAGGATTATCTAAAAGGCTTGCGAAAAAATTAACGTTACCTGAAAATCGTGTCGCAATCCGTGGTTCAGAAGCAATCAAAACAGTCAAACAAACAAATTCATCGATGCAAGGTCCTTTATTTATTACACCAATTGGTATTGGGATTTCTGCATTAGAACACCCTATTACGTATATGACCGTTCATGTAAATGAACAAGAAATTCGTTTATTTGACTTTAACCATTTAACAATAGGGGATGCGCTTATTGCTAGAGGGATTGATATTCAAAAACTATACGGTAAACCAGGCATGGGAATCACATTTGAGTGGAACAATACGATTAAAACAATCCCTGGGCGTCTCGGAGGAATGCCTAAGATCTTAAAAAACAAGAAAGAAGCTTCTTTGCTTGATCCAATTAAACATCATGATGTTATTGTTGTATCAGGGGGAAAAGATGGACAAGATGCAAGCATTACAGTAGCTGATTTAAAAAAACAAGTAGGAAAAAAAAGTGTGACCGTTAATAACCATACGTATACTTTCTATCCAGACATTTTCGTGAATCAAAAAAGAGTAGATGATGAAACAGTCATTACGTCCAAAGACAATCTGCAAATAAACATCCCAACAACCATTCATGATGTGTTAGAAGATGGAAAAATAAAACCAATTCAATCATCCTTTTCTTTATCTATTAATGGCCAACCTTTTTCTTTCACCCCATCCGAAAAAGAGCAACAATTATTCCGAAATGGGATTCCTTGTTCGCAAGATGAAATTATCTATGACGGGGATAGCATTGATTGGGTGACCCAGGGGTTCATTACAACAAAAGAATTAAAATATGCTTTACGTCAATCTACTATGAATCCCATGACGATTCAAGTAAGCTTTAATAACCAAAGCCTTCTTCTTGGAAAAAACGACATTTCTTTAAAAAGGAATGACCAACTTTTACAAGACGGAGAGTTTATTGAAAATCATGATGTGATATTCGTTTCAAGTCTAGAAGAACAAACCTTTATTTTTCAAGATATATTTCGATATATTGACCTTGATTTGACAAATACTTCTGGGAAACGATTTGTTCTTCTCGTGAATGGGGAAGAAGCAAATTTTTACACTCCTATTCAACATGGTGATCAACTAGAATTAAAATGGATATAA
- the ytxJ gene encoding bacillithiol system redox-active protein YtxJ, giving the protein MKQIFSLEELQTLLQQYPKIFVLKHSLTCPISQEGFFECESFAKEHPDVPFVYLTVQESRPLSTEIMKTFDIRHESPQCLLFREAKVVWHASHFSITKSALESAWNN; this is encoded by the coding sequence ATGAAGCAAATTTTTTCTTTGGAAGAACTACAAACGTTACTACAACAATATCCGAAAATCTTTGTGTTAAAACATAGTCTTACTTGTCCTATTAGTCAAGAAGGTTTTTTTGAATGTGAAAGTTTTGCGAAAGAACATCCCGATGTTCCTTTTGTATACTTAACGGTTCAAGAATCAAGACCGCTTTCTACGGAAATAATGAAGACATTTGATATTCGTCATGAATCACCGCAATGTTTATTATTTCGAGAGGCAAAAGTAGTATGGCATGCCTCCCATTTTTCCATTACAAAAAGTGCATTAGAATCTGCTTGGAATAACTAA
- the murC gene encoding UDP-N-acetylmuramate--L-alanine ligase, producing MTCYHLVGIKGTGMSSLARLLHDMGYEVQGSDIEKHFFTEDGLKKSGIPIFPFDADNIHTDLTIIVGNAYKADHIEVQKAKELGLPIFWYHDFLGELAQQFKSIAVTGSHGKTSTTGLLSHVLLGACKTSFLIGDGTGFGQEDSQYFAFEACEYQRHFLAYKPDYCIMTNIDFDHPDYFDNIDDVFDAFQEMAMQVKKGIIACGDDLFLQKIQANVPVVYYGFNDDNDFQAKNIQHHSYGTTFDVFVRNTFYGAFQITGFGKHNVLNALAVIALAQYEQLSVDVLKERLQTFTGVKRRFNEKVVKNQVLIDDYAHHPVEITATIEAARNKYPEKEIVAIFQPHTFTRTKTFLDEFATSLQQADAVYLCDIFSSAREHDGALTIQDLQEKIPGSFLLNEESLSSLQTHEQAVLLFMGAGDIQKYEQAYEALVK from the coding sequence ATGACGTGCTATCATTTAGTAGGTATTAAAGGAACAGGAATGAGCTCTTTAGCTCGACTTTTACATGATATGGGATATGAAGTACAAGGGTCTGATATAGAAAAACACTTTTTTACAGAAGATGGGCTAAAAAAAAGCGGAATTCCGATTTTTCCATTTGATGCGGATAATATTCACACTGATTTAACAATTATTGTAGGAAATGCATATAAAGCAGATCATATAGAAGTGCAAAAGGCAAAAGAATTAGGGCTTCCAATCTTTTGGTATCATGATTTTTTAGGGGAACTTGCCCAACAGTTTAAAAGTATTGCTGTAACAGGGTCACATGGTAAGACGTCGACGACAGGTCTTTTATCTCATGTTTTATTAGGTGCATGTAAAACAAGCTTTTTAATTGGAGACGGTACTGGATTTGGTCAAGAAGATAGCCAATATTTTGCTTTTGAAGCTTGTGAATACCAACGTCATTTTCTTGCGTATAAGCCGGATTATTGCATCATGACGAACATTGATTTCGATCATCCAGATTATTTTGATAATATTGATGACGTGTTTGACGCGTTTCAAGAAATGGCAATGCAAGTAAAAAAAGGTATTATTGCTTGCGGTGACGATCTTTTTTTACAGAAAATTCAAGCGAACGTACCGGTCGTTTATTACGGATTTAATGACGATAATGATTTTCAAGCAAAAAATATTCAACATCATTCTTATGGAACGACCTTTGATGTATTTGTTCGAAATACTTTTTATGGTGCTTTTCAAATTACAGGATTCGGAAAACATAACGTATTAAATGCTTTAGCCGTCATTGCTTTAGCACAATATGAACAACTTTCAGTAGATGTGTTAAAAGAACGGTTACAAACATTTACCGGTGTAAAACGTCGCTTTAATGAAAAAGTAGTCAAGAATCAAGTGTTGATCGATGATTATGCGCACCATCCAGTAGAAATTACAGCAACAATTGAAGCGGCAAGAAATAAGTATCCGGAGAAAGAGATTGTTGCTATTTTTCAACCACATACTTTTACACGAACAAAGACATTTTTAGATGAGTTTGCAACAAGTTTACAGCAAGCAGATGCGGTTTATTTATGTGACATTTTTAGTTCTGCACGTGAACATGACGGAGCATTAACGATTCAAGATTTACAAGAAAAGATTCCAGGTTCTTTCTTATTGAATGAAGAGTCGTTATCATCTTTACAGACTCATGAACAGGCTGTTTTATTATTCATGGGTGCTGGTGATATCCAAAAATACGAACAAGCGTATGAAGCGTTAGTAAAATAA
- a CDS encoding DUF948 domain-containing protein — MQLILYLSVALIAIAFTVLVVYLAKTLASVKVTLDAVSHTLINVEKQMRGISKETEDLLIKTNRLAEDIEQKSNSLNTAFDAVKEMGDSLQTVNDSIKRVSTSVAKAADQQNEQVVQAVEWGSAAITLWSKWKNKRKQKEIGGQ, encoded by the coding sequence ATGCAACTTATTTTATATTTAAGTGTTGCCTTAATTGCAATTGCTTTTACCGTATTAGTTGTTTATTTAGCGAAGACATTAGCATCAGTGAAAGTCACATTAGATGCTGTTTCGCATACGCTAATAAATGTAGAAAAACAAATGCGGGGTATTTCAAAAGAAACAGAAGATTTATTAATCAAAACGAATCGTTTAGCAGAAGATATAGAACAAAAGTCTAATTCATTAAATACAGCGTTCGATGCTGTGAAAGAAATGGGCGATTCACTGCAAACGGTGAATGACTCTATAAAGCGTGTTAGTACCAGTGTAGCAAAAGCAGCAGATCAACAAAATGAACAAGTTGTTCAAGCGGTAGAATGGGGAAGTGCTGCGATTACATTGTGGAGTAAATGGAAAAACAAACGTAAACAGAAAGAGATAGGAGGACAATAA
- a CDS encoding thioredoxin family protein, whose product MRRGDGEMEKITSQSQFEQVISEGKTIVVFSADWCPDCVFIRPFMPDVEKKYSEYRFYLVERDENIDLITSLDIFGIPSFIAFENGQEIGRFVNKDRKTQAQIEAFIEGL is encoded by the coding sequence ATTAGACGAGGAGATGGTGAGATGGAAAAAATTACTTCACAAAGCCAGTTTGAACAAGTAATTAGTGAAGGGAAAACAATTGTTGTTTTTTCTGCTGATTGGTGCCCAGATTGTGTATTTATTCGTCCTTTTATGCCGGATGTGGAGAAAAAGTATAGCGAATATCGTTTTTATTTAGTAGAACGGGATGAAAATATTGACTTGATCACAAGTTTAGATATTTTCGGTATTCCAAGCTTTATCGCTTTTGAAAATGGACAAGAAATTGGACGTTTTGTTAATAAGGATCGTAAAACGCAAGCACAAATCGAAGCTTTTATTGAAGGTTTGTAA
- a CDS encoding aminopeptidase, whose amino-acid sequence MKDPRIEQLARQLIRYSCNLKEGEKILIENFGLRRELVEALVKEAYAVSAYPFVSLKDYRVNRALISGGTEEQMETIAQFEANVMREMDAYIGLRATDNIAELSDVPSDKMALFEKTVGTKVHSEIRVPKTKWCVLRYPNEAMAQLANMSTEAFEDFYFNVCNLDYNKMSQSMEPLVDLMNKTKEVHIKGTGTDLRFSIEGIPAIKCDGHYNIPDGEVFTAPVRDSVNGTITHNTPTPYQGFTFEQVSLTFKNGKIVDAKANDTERINRILDTDEGARYIGEFAIGFNPYILHPMKDILFDEKIAGSFHFTPGQCYEEAPNGNQSAIHWDMVTIQRPEYGGGEIYFDGKLIRKDGLFVLPELEGLNPERLK is encoded by the coding sequence ATGAAAGATCCACGGATTGAACAATTAGCTCGTCAACTCATTCGTTATTCTTGTAATTTAAAAGAAGGTGAAAAAATTTTAATTGAAAACTTTGGACTTCGTCGTGAACTAGTAGAAGCATTAGTAAAAGAAGCATATGCCGTTTCTGCTTATCCTTTTGTTTCTTTAAAAGATTATCGCGTCAATCGTGCACTAATTAGTGGTGGTACGGAAGAACAAATGGAAACCATCGCTCAATTTGAAGCAAATGTGATGAGAGAGATGGATGCGTATATCGGACTACGAGCAACGGATAATATTGCAGAATTAAGCGATGTACCATCAGATAAAATGGCCTTATTCGAAAAAACAGTTGGCACAAAAGTGCATAGTGAAATTCGTGTTCCTAAAACAAAATGGTGTGTATTGCGCTATCCAAATGAAGCAATGGCTCAATTAGCAAATATGAGTACAGAAGCATTTGAAGATTTTTATTTCAATGTATGTAATCTAGATTACAACAAAATGAGTCAATCAATGGAACCGTTAGTAGATCTTATGAACAAAACGAAAGAAGTGCATATTAAAGGCACCGGCACTGATTTACGTTTTTCTATTGAAGGTATTCCTGCAATTAAATGCGATGGACACTATAACATTCCAGATGGAGAAGTGTTTACAGCACCTGTCCGAGATTCAGTCAATGGAACCATTACCCATAATACACCGACACCCTACCAAGGTTTTACCTTCGAACAAGTGTCTTTAACATTTAAAAATGGAAAAATCGTAGATGCAAAAGCAAATGATACAGAACGAATTAATCGTATTTTAGATACAGATGAAGGGGCACGTTATATCGGTGAATTCGCAATTGGATTTAATCCATATATCCTTCATCCAATGAAAGATATTTTATTTGATGAAAAAATTGCAGGCAGTTTCCACTTTACACCTGGACAATGTTATGAAGAAGCACCTAATGGTAACCAATCCGCTATTCATTGGGATATGGTGACAATCCAACGTCCTGAATATGGTGGTGGAGAGATTTATTTTGATGGAAAACTAATTCGAAAAGATGGTTTATTTGTTCTTCCTGAATTAGAAGGGTTAAACCCAGAACGTTTAAAATAA
- a CDS encoding DNA translocase FtsK, translating to MKWWKMLFASFDDEEMDEKTPPQTVKKRKEQPVEEEPEILISSPGRRKKRQQEMQQDHIRKYKRPSGPTPIQRKQTSGARMTYQYPGKIPFRFPIISDTEPIGEEIVEQVRREESVQRPVENMTPPFEQPTKERPKPIKKYSNGPFKPQDVPSPIYGFQKQKEEPEILLHAVTETIPEGNTEQEEREFGVQQEEKQVGTETKEATSLVVDESSDMLETESWQQNEEQQEEVGATEERAEEEKEIHVEETDDLGWHKEETKNEETLIHSTKQTTMVETTQEEVAVQHAPVKKVSSASTTLPINVLMLEKDRKKLAQKKSHDFPSITLLDIPKRVEEDDETWLQEQKQLLNETFVHFNVQAHVVAITKGPTVTRFEVQPEKGVKVSKITNLTDDLKLSLAAEDIRIEAPIPGKSTVGIEVPNKKRMPVLLREVVRSHAFTKHPSPLAIALGKDIEGEPIVTDIKKMPHGLIAGATGSGKSVCINAMLVSLLYKATPQDVRLLLIDPKMVELAPYHHLPHLACPVITDVKEATLALKWAVDEMEARYQKFATLMVRDIEKYNQKNPADKLPYIVVVIDELADLMMVAPHDVEDSICRIAQKARACGIHLIVATQRPSVDVITGLIKANIPTRIAFSVSSQVDSRTIIDFSGAEKLLGSGDMLFIANGSGKPVRLQGNYVSDEEIERITDDIRKSGSISYLFEKEELLKKEDIDYGEDELFTEACEFVLQQGSASSSSLQRRFHIGFNRAARLIDMMEARGLVSGQNGSKPRDVLMAYDEFFIDEE from the coding sequence GTGAAATGGTGGAAAATGTTGTTTGCGAGTTTTGATGATGAAGAAATGGACGAAAAAACACCACCGCAAACTGTAAAGAAACGGAAGGAACAACCAGTCGAAGAAGAACCAGAAATTTTAATTTCTTCTCCTGGTAGAAGGAAAAAAAGACAACAAGAGATGCAACAAGATCATATAAGGAAATATAAACGCCCATCTGGACCGACTCCTATTCAACGAAAACAAACGTCCGGTGCTCGAATGACGTATCAATATCCAGGAAAAATACCATTTCGTTTTCCTATTATTTCTGATACAGAACCGATTGGGGAGGAAATTGTAGAACAAGTACGACGAGAAGAAAGTGTCCAACGTCCTGTAGAAAACATGACACCACCTTTCGAACAACCGACGAAAGAACGACCAAAACCAATAAAAAAATATTCCAATGGTCCATTTAAGCCACAAGATGTTCCTTCTCCTATTTATGGATTTCAAAAACAAAAAGAAGAGCCAGAGATTTTGCTTCATGCTGTTACGGAAACAATCCCTGAAGGAAACACCGAACAAGAAGAAAGAGAGTTTGGGGTACAACAAGAAGAGAAACAAGTAGGGACAGAAACAAAAGAAGCAACATCATTAGTTGTGGATGAAAGTAGCGATATGCTAGAAACGGAAAGTTGGCAACAAAATGAGGAACAGCAAGAAGAAGTGGGTGCCACGGAAGAAAGGGCGGAAGAAGAAAAAGAAATCCATGTTGAAGAGACAGACGATTTAGGATGGCACAAAGAGGAGACAAAAAACGAAGAAACATTGATCCATAGCACGAAACAAACGACGATGGTGGAAACGACACAAGAAGAGGTAGCGGTACAACATGCGCCAGTGAAAAAAGTGTCTTCAGCTTCTACGACTTTACCTATTAACGTATTAATGTTAGAAAAAGATCGTAAAAAGTTAGCACAAAAAAAGTCTCATGATTTTCCATCAATTACGTTACTAGATATTCCAAAGCGAGTAGAAGAGGATGATGAAACGTGGCTACAAGAGCAAAAACAATTGTTAAATGAAACGTTTGTGCATTTTAATGTACAAGCACATGTTGTGGCAATCACAAAAGGTCCGACAGTTACACGTTTTGAAGTGCAACCAGAAAAAGGAGTAAAGGTAAGTAAAATTACGAATTTAACGGATGATTTAAAATTAAGTTTAGCAGCGGAAGATATTCGGATTGAAGCGCCCATACCTGGGAAATCAACGGTTGGAATTGAAGTGCCGAATAAAAAACGAATGCCCGTTTTGCTTAGGGAAGTAGTACGCTCTCATGCTTTTACAAAACATCCATCGCCACTCGCAATTGCGCTAGGAAAAGACATTGAAGGAGAACCTATTGTAACAGATATTAAAAAGATGCCACACGGATTAATCGCTGGGGCAACAGGAAGCGGAAAAAGTGTTTGTATTAATGCAATGCTAGTAAGTTTATTGTATAAAGCAACACCACAAGACGTTCGACTACTTTTAATTGATCCAAAAATGGTGGAACTTGCTCCCTATCATCATTTGCCACATTTAGCTTGTCCAGTTATTACAGACGTAAAAGAAGCAACATTAGCGTTAAAATGGGCTGTGGATGAAATGGAAGCACGATATCAAAAATTTGCTACCTTAATGGTCCGTGATATTGAAAAATATAATCAAAAAAATCCAGCAGATAAATTACCTTATATCGTTGTGGTGATTGATGAATTAGCTGATTTAATGATGGTTGCTCCGCATGATGTGGAAGACTCTATTTGCCGGATTGCGCAAAAAGCTCGTGCTTGTGGTATTCATTTAATTGTTGCCACACAGCGTCCATCAGTGGATGTCATTACTGGTTTAATTAAAGCAAATATCCCTACACGTATCGCATTTAGTGTTTCTTCTCAAGTAGATTCTAGAACGATTATTGATTTTTCCGGAGCGGAAAAATTATTAGGAAGCGGCGATATGTTATTTATAGCGAATGGCTCAGGAAAGCCTGTCCGTTTACAAGGGAATTACGTATCGGATGAAGAAATTGAACGAATTACGGATGATATTCGAAAAAGTGGCTCGATTTCTTATTTATTTGAAAAAGAGGAATTACTAAAAAAAGAGGATATAGATTACGGAGAAGATGAGTTATTTACAGAAGCGTGCGAATTTGTCCTTCAACAAGGAAGTGCGTCTTCTTCTAGTTTACAACGACGTTTTCATATTGGATTTAACCGAGCAGCTCGGTTAATCGATATGATGGAAGCAAGAGGGCTTGTTTCTGGGCAAAATGGTAGTAAACCACGAGATGTTTTAATGGCCTATGATGAATTTTTTATCGATGAAGAGTAA
- the ytpR gene encoding YtpR family tRNA-binding protein, with the protein MNAFYNPVGIGDTLIIIVKEIDRYNVKAEACGDVVCLKDDTNGEVIGYNILNASSYGKIDANGQVKVDEAFVQFIETIFQKNGVDYTLEVDFSPKFVVGYVEEKEKHPNADKLSICKVNVGTEVLQIVCGAPNVEAQQKVVVAKVGAVMPSGLIIKPANLRGVDSAGMICSARELALPNAPQEKGILVLDESAVVGEPFTK; encoded by the coding sequence ATGAATGCATTTTATAATCCAGTAGGAATCGGGGATACGTTAATTATTATAGTAAAGGAAATTGATCGGTACAACGTGAAGGCAGAAGCGTGCGGAGACGTTGTTTGCTTGAAAGACGATACAAATGGTGAAGTCATTGGATACAATATTTTAAACGCTTCTAGTTATGGAAAAATCGATGCAAATGGTCAAGTAAAAGTAGATGAAGCATTTGTACAATTCATAGAAACCATCTTCCAAAAAAATGGAGTCGACTATACGTTAGAAGTAGACTTTTCTCCTAAATTTGTAGTTGGATATGTAGAAGAAAAAGAAAAACATCCAAATGCTGATAAATTATCGATTTGTAAAGTTAATGTAGGAACAGAAGTATTACAAATTGTATGCGGAGCACCAAATGTAGAGGCACAGCAAAAAGTAGTAGTTGCCAAAGTTGGAGCAGTAATGCCTAGTGGACTAATTATTAAACCAGCGAATCTTCGCGGCGTAGACTCGGCGGGAATGATTTGTTCTGCACGTGAATTAGCACTTCCGAATGCACCGCAAGAAAAAGGTATTCTTGTTTTAGATGAGTCAGCTGTTGTTGGAGAACCATTTACAAAATAA
- a CDS encoding DUF1444 family protein produces the protein MNSRQLVERLREECEKEQWLFSYNREQESVRIESKRVQKGVTLNLSSLLSKINKQHEAAYEEVLYYIRETLTTMEKEPVVSQIQSMIFPVIRSTSFPKETEDGKKLVFDEHTSETVIYYAIDYGKTYQLLDEAFLEKEKISKEQIREWANWNLHRLKTTIKKDEVAGNSFYFVNTNDGYDASRILNETFLSKIEKEIEGKMALAVPHQDVLIIADIKNNQGYDVLGQMTFQFFMNGRNPITALPLLYEEKHLEPIFILAKKKPVND, from the coding sequence ATGAATTCTAGACAACTAGTGGAGCGTTTACGAGAAGAATGTGAAAAAGAGCAATGGCTTTTTTCGTATAATCGTGAACAAGAATCTGTTCGGATTGAAAGTAAACGTGTGCAAAAAGGGGTAACCTTGAATTTATCGTCACTTCTTAGTAAAATCAATAAGCAACATGAAGCTGCTTACGAAGAAGTGCTTTATTATATAAGAGAAACGTTAACAACGATGGAAAAAGAACCTGTTGTTAGTCAAATCCAATCGATGATTTTTCCTGTGATCCGGTCTACGTCGTTTCCGAAAGAAACGGAAGATGGGAAAAAATTAGTTTTTGATGAACATACGAGTGAAACAGTTATTTATTATGCCATTGATTACGGAAAGACGTATCAATTGCTAGATGAAGCATTTTTAGAAAAAGAAAAAATTTCAAAAGAACAAATAAGAGAATGGGCAAATTGGAATTTGCATCGATTAAAAACGACGATAAAAAAAGATGAAGTAGCAGGAAATTCTTTTTATTTCGTGAATACAAATGATGGATACGATGCGAGCCGCATTTTAAATGAAACATTTTTAAGTAAAATAGAAAAAGAGATAGAAGGAAAAATGGCACTAGCAGTTCCGCATCAAGATGTTTTAATTATTGCGGATATTAAAAATAATCAAGGATATGATGTGTTAGGACAAATGACATTTCAATTTTTTATGAATGGAAGAAATCCTATTACAGCATTACCGCTTTTATATGAAGAAAAACATTTAGAACCAATTTTTATTTTAGCGAAGAAAAAACCAGTAAATGATTGA